Proteins from a genomic interval of Coccinella septempunctata chromosome 2, icCocSept1.1, whole genome shotgun sequence:
- the LOC123306810 gene encoding aprataxin has protein sequence MSKRKLPNEKNSDEKKAKTTHWSLGLLETIKDPKNLIQEDSYTYVIADKFPKAKYHYLVISKQEISSISKVTINNLDLLRHMEKVAKKIVQDVQSKEEEKYNFKIGYHAQPSMARLHLHVISDDMNSACLKTKKHWNSFTTNFFIPSENIIESLEKNKTIQLPSDQQCKNLLMKDLICNKCIYVPKHLGDLKKHILEHLKK, from the coding sequence ATGTCGAAAAGAAAGTTACCCAATGAAAAGAATTCGGACGAGAAGAAAGCCAAAACAACCCACTGGTCCTTGGGACTCTTGGAGACGATAAAAGACCCCAAAAATTTGATACAAGAGGATTCATATACCTACGTTATAGCGGATAAATTTCCTAaagcaaaatatcattatttagTGATAAGTAAACAGGAAATCTCTTCCATTAGTAAAGTTACAATTAACAATTTAGATCTTTTACGGCATATGGAAAAAGTGGCTAAGAAAATTGTCCAGGACGTACAATCAAAGGAGGAAGAAAAgtataatttcaaaattggttATCATGCCCAACCTAGTATGGCTAGATTGCATTTACATGTAATAAGTGATGATATGAACTCGGCATGCTTAAAAACTAAGAAGCACTGGAATAGTTTCACTACGAACTTTTTCATTCCttctgaaaatataattgaaagTTTGGAAAAAAACAAGACCATTCAACTCCCATCTGATCAGCAATGTAAAAATTTATTgatgaaagatctgatatgtaaCAAATGTATTTATGTACCAAAGCATTTAGGcgatttaaaaaaacatattcTGGAACATTTGAAGAAGTAA
- the LOC123306809 gene encoding tRNA-splicing endonuclease subunit Sen34 translates to MKINLILLQSELFIFDANDWSILRKKYRIIGDFVGSLNSIPVLPLKLMPEEVHLLLEKQIGKIVKYAQLKYNEDFESNLLKEQKVVYMNNRRKQLIEMLNEIVASKRKKGDNREESEIFNEELSKSCEITNDKMIWPITSTPICTDNEIVDYLPETRNCQRYSVFKDLWEKGYYITSGEKFGGDFLVYKGDPITHHAIFIVRCIEENVPMLPCEIIAFGRLATSVKKRAVLASLIDDGVSYITVNWIDD, encoded by the exons ATGAAAATCAACTTAATATTATTGCAGTCtgaactttttatttttgatgctAATG aTTGGTCGATTCTCCGAAAGAAATATAGGATAATTGGTGATTTTGTAGGAAGTTTGAATTCAATACCAG TATTACCTTTGAAATTGATGCCTGAGGAGGTTCATCTTTTGCTAGAAAAACAAATTGGTAAAATTGTCAAATATGCTCAGTTGAAATATAATGAGGACTttgaatcgaatttattgaaggAACAAAAAGTTGTTTACATGAATAATCGAAGGAAACAATTGATAGAAATGCTCAATGAGATTGTGGCCTCTAAGAGGAAGAAGGGTGATAACAGAGAGGaatctgaaatattcaatgaagaATTGAGTAAATCTTGTGAAATAACAAATGATAAAATGATATGGCCCATAACATCCACTCCAATATGCACAGATAATG AAATTGTGGACTACCTACCTGAAACAAGAAATTGTCAGAGATATTCTGTTTTCAAAGACTTATGGGAGAAAGGCTATTATATTACCTCAGGTGAAAAATTTGGTGGTGACTTTTTAGTTTATAAAG GTGATCCTATAACTCATCATGCGATATTCATTGTAAGatgtattgaagaaaatgttCCTATGTTACCTTGTGAAATAATAGCATTTGGAAGACTAGCAACTTCTGTTAAGAAAAGAGCAGTTTTAGCTTCTTTAATCGATGATGGAGTATCTTATATAACGGTCAACTGGATTGATGATTGA
- the LOC123306811 gene encoding uncharacterized protein LOC123306811: MGSYAKAVMVGYICRLCSEQKKKVIHLYSSKAQSLKLLEKIKLLPITVQKYDNLPKTICETCIERLDTQYKLIQRIRKNNIIQRSHRIFHSNGRCPVECPLHGTVDPSWSDDSEPSGSTS, from the exons ATGGGCAGTTACGCGAAGGCCGTAATGGTTGGTTATATATGCCGTTTGTGTTCCGAGCAGAAGAAAAAAGTTATCCACTTATATAGCAGCAAAGCCCAATCTCTGAAACTTCTAGAAAAGATAAAATTACTGCCTATTACA GTACAGAAATATGATAATTTACCCAAAACTATTTGCGAAACTTGCATTGAAAGATTAGACACACAATATAAATTAATACAAAGAATtcggaaaaataatataatccAGAGAAGTCATAGGATATTTCAC AGCAATGGAAGGTGCCCTGTTGAATGTCCCTTGCATGGGACAGTTGATCCTTCTTGGTCTGACGACAGTGAACCATCAGGTTCTACTagttga